The proteins below come from a single Gordonia pseudamarae genomic window:
- the scoE gene encoding (3R)-3-[(carboxymethyl)amino]fatty acid oxygenase/decarboxylase: protein MEFSTVSANQLGITVRGLIPQVATDDEIRQLHDAVFEHKLVILKNQDLPSPDYLEFARRFGDVVRYYEPMYEHPEHPDIFVSSNVPKDGKQIGVPRTGKFWHSDYQFRSDPFAITFIYPQVIPIKNRGTFYINMADAYRRLPGDLKREIEGTYSVHSVRKYFKIRPSDVYRPLSEVIREVETKTPPHICPTVVKHPRTGEPVLYISEGFTVGIQDGDGNDLGEDLLQRLFEATGQLDDSCSQPGTHLVTPEPGDLLMWDNRSLIHRALHTPTPEPTVSHRVTVSDGATLQPV from the coding sequence ATGGAATTTTCTACCGTGTCGGCAAATCAACTCGGAATCACTGTGCGCGGACTGATTCCGCAGGTGGCCACCGATGACGAGATCAGGCAATTGCACGACGCCGTGTTCGAACACAAGCTGGTGATTCTCAAGAACCAGGATCTGCCCAGCCCCGACTACCTCGAATTCGCGCGCCGATTCGGTGACGTCGTCCGCTACTACGAACCGATGTACGAACACCCCGAGCACCCGGACATCTTCGTCTCGTCGAACGTTCCGAAGGACGGCAAGCAGATCGGTGTGCCGCGCACCGGAAAGTTCTGGCATTCGGACTACCAGTTCCGGTCCGACCCCTTCGCCATCACCTTCATCTATCCGCAAGTCATCCCCATCAAAAACCGGGGCACCTTCTACATCAACATGGCCGACGCCTACCGCAGGTTGCCCGGGGACCTCAAACGCGAGATCGAGGGCACCTACAGCGTCCATTCGGTGCGCAAGTACTTCAAGATCCGCCCGAGCGATGTCTACCGGCCGCTCAGTGAGGTCATCCGCGAGGTGGAGACCAAGACCCCGCCGCACATCTGCCCGACCGTCGTCAAGCATCCACGTACGGGTGAGCCGGTGCTGTATATCAGTGAAGGTTTCACCGTGGGAATCCAGGACGGCGACGGCAACGATCTGGGTGAGGACCTGCTACAACGCCTGTTCGAGGCCACCGGCCAACTCGACGACAGTTGCTCGCAGCCGGGCACCCACCTGGTGACCCCCGAACCGGGTGATCTGCTGATGTGGGACAACCGCTCGCTGATCCATCGTGCGTTACACACCCCCACGCCGGAACCGACCGTCTCACACCGCGTCACCGTGTCCGACGGAGCAACCCTCCAGCCGGTCTGA
- a CDS encoding FcoT family thioesterase yields MTVTLPEHHRRLSDAELFTRVMAPYAGKRAIYLTEPPTVTVEDGNLCSAGSYSISEPCYIDDTGHFNAAEFIICYNQLMYHALAVAVRDDLTPQFAPWTLEDYWAKQLPDVLIVETTSKFIRPIASTAFTGRFSVTSTMAGNRLLVLDTAIAFSDDTGGQCSGTVRLAIVQPPVKR; encoded by the coding sequence ATGACCGTCACCCTGCCCGAACATCATCGAAGACTTTCCGACGCCGAGCTTTTCACACGGGTCATGGCCCCGTACGCCGGCAAACGGGCCATCTATCTCACCGAACCGCCAACAGTCACCGTCGAAGACGGAAACCTTTGTAGTGCAGGTTCTTACAGCATTTCCGAGCCCTGCTACATCGATGACACCGGCCACTTCAACGCGGCCGAGTTCATCATCTGCTACAACCAGCTGATGTACCACGCCCTTGCGGTGGCGGTACGCGATGACCTCACCCCGCAGTTCGCGCCGTGGACACTGGAGGACTACTGGGCCAAGCAACTGCCCGATGTCCTGATCGTCGAAACCACGTCCAAGTTCATCCGGCCCATCGCATCAACCGCGTTCACCGGCCGGTTCTCCGTCACATCGACGATGGCCGGCAACCGGCTCCTGGTCCTGGACACCGCGATCGCCTTCAGTGACGACACCGGCGGGCAGTGCTCGGGAACCGTCCGCCTGGCCATCGTCCAGCCGCCGGTGAAGCGATGA
- a CDS encoding long-chain-fatty-acid--CoA ligase — protein sequence MTDTAHQITQDRLYFPECRTLTGTLAFHAARIPEHPAVVTAQSTLSYHDLDGTSNRLARALADAGAEAGTRIAVIGHESAHYYELLFAVAKIGAVLVPVNWRLSAPEVAHILNDSQAMFLFADGSTDTAEQLPSVTMIRYDTSDYPDWLDRFDDAPVIPDTTENDPIAQLYTSGTTGLPKGVVLPQRSFFAIGDLLAEAGVDWIDWREGDVSLIGLPGFHIGGLWWAMQGFRAGITNAVMPFFSAEHALALFSRYRVTTGCMAAAMIQILLSDPSVSRRTFASLRKVIYGGSPISEDLLQRAMTILRCDFAQIYGLTETGNTAVCLPPDQHRPGTTRMRAAGRPYPGVECRIVDDDSRTLPVGVVGEVHLRTPARMLEYWRLPEATAATLVDGWIITGDAGYLDSDGYLYIHDRIKDMIISAGENVYPAEIENVLAGHPAVHDVAVIGVPDERWGEAIHAFVTVTAGAQIETRSLVEFASTRLAAFKLPARYHIVESIPRNPSGKILRRELRAEFWSGRDRQVN from the coding sequence ATGACCGACACCGCTCACCAGATCACCCAGGATCGGCTCTACTTTCCCGAATGCCGCACCCTCACAGGAACACTCGCCTTTCACGCCGCACGGATACCAGAGCATCCGGCGGTGGTGACCGCGCAGTCCACGCTCAGCTACCACGATCTCGACGGCACCAGCAACCGACTGGCTCGCGCCCTGGCCGACGCCGGCGCCGAGGCCGGCACCCGGATCGCGGTGATCGGGCATGAGAGCGCCCACTACTACGAGCTGCTGTTCGCGGTGGCCAAGATCGGGGCCGTCCTGGTCCCGGTCAACTGGCGACTGTCGGCCCCCGAGGTGGCGCACATCCTCAACGATTCACAGGCCATGTTCCTGTTCGCCGACGGCTCGACCGACACCGCCGAACAACTGCCCTCGGTCACCATGATTCGTTATGACACAAGCGATTACCCGGACTGGCTCGACCGGTTCGATGACGCTCCGGTGATACCGGACACCACAGAGAACGACCCGATCGCCCAGCTGTACACCAGCGGCACCACCGGTCTGCCCAAGGGTGTCGTACTGCCGCAACGCAGCTTCTTCGCCATCGGCGACCTGCTCGCCGAGGCCGGGGTCGACTGGATCGACTGGCGCGAGGGCGATGTGAGCCTGATCGGCCTGCCTGGTTTCCACATCGGCGGATTGTGGTGGGCGATGCAGGGTTTCCGTGCCGGGATCACCAATGCGGTGATGCCGTTCTTCAGCGCCGAACACGCGCTCGCCCTGTTCTCGCGATACCGTGTCACCACCGGCTGCATGGCGGCGGCGATGATTCAGATCCTGCTCAGCGATCCGTCGGTGTCGCGGCGCACCTTCGCCTCACTGCGCAAGGTCATCTACGGCGGATCACCCATCAGCGAGGATCTGCTGCAACGGGCGATGACGATCCTCCGATGCGATTTCGCACAGATCTACGGACTCACCGAAACCGGCAATACCGCCGTCTGCCTGCCGCCGGACCAGCATCGCCCGGGAACCACACGGATGCGTGCGGCCGGACGCCCCTATCCCGGTGTCGAGTGCCGCATCGTCGACGACGACAGTCGGACGCTGCCGGTGGGAGTCGTCGGCGAGGTGCATCTGCGAACCCCGGCCCGGATGCTGGAGTACTGGCGGCTGCCGGAGGCGACCGCGGCAACCCTCGTCGACGGCTGGATCATCACCGGCGACGCGGGATACCTGGATTCCGACGGATATCTGTACATCCACGACCGCATCAAGGACATGATCATCTCCGCGGGTGAGAACGTGTATCCGGCCGAGATCGAGAACGTGCTCGCCGGGCATCCGGCGGTACACGATGTCGCGGTGATCGGCGTCCCCGACGAACGCTGGGGCGAGGCGATCCACGCGTTTGTCACCGTGACCGCGGGTGCCCAGATCGAGACGCGCTCGCTGGTGGAGTTCGCCTCCACGCGGCTCGCGGCGTTCAAGCTTCCAGCGAGGTATCACATCGTCGAATCGATTCCGCGTAATCCCAGTGGCAAGATATTGCGTCGTGAACTGCGAGCCGAATTCTGGTCGGGCCGGGACCGTCAGGTCAACTAG
- a CDS encoding lipopolysaccharide biosynthesis protein: MTEQVTMGAEPSTDPGGRSRWQSLEFNSTALMAAGLINSALGLVFWALAARFFVEAEVGRAGAVINTAVMLSTLANLSLGALYERFLPLAGRLTGGLLIRGYVVTGTLALTLGAIFIAVGPADDLFGSTTGKGLFPLCVAVLAAFALADSVLVGLRIARWAAVKNITLAVLKLTVLCGLGITVADRNDSMSGGSMPGSTAIEVSWVLTAAVAVIAVQAVVVMSVRAQSRTEPSLPPNRQLLSYFASTFGIAALASITPLVLPLLVVVQAGATDTAYFTVSWTIVSAILVAVLMVCGPFIAEAAAHPEQLAALLRRFLRLFGAASVLAACALGVGGPVALWLVSPDYAANAWSLMLAAALVPIASAPGVVFACLCRVHRTMAPAVALQVVSTVGVITGCLWVIPRHGITGIGWTYAAVETLGSLLIAVPLWRRLRTDLRAVPAQPNPRH, from the coding sequence GTGACAGAGCAGGTCACCATGGGAGCCGAACCGTCCACCGACCCGGGTGGCCGGTCACGGTGGCAGAGCCTGGAGTTCAATTCAACCGCGCTGATGGCGGCGGGGTTGATCAACAGTGCGCTCGGCCTGGTGTTCTGGGCGCTGGCCGCGCGCTTCTTCGTCGAAGCCGAGGTGGGGCGCGCCGGCGCGGTCATCAACACCGCGGTCATGCTGTCGACGCTGGCCAACCTGAGTCTCGGCGCATTGTACGAACGCTTCCTTCCGCTCGCCGGACGCCTTACCGGCGGACTGTTGATCCGCGGCTACGTCGTGACCGGGACGCTCGCACTGACCCTCGGCGCGATCTTCATCGCCGTCGGTCCGGCCGACGACTTGTTCGGGTCCACCACGGGCAAGGGGCTGTTCCCGCTGTGCGTGGCCGTGCTGGCCGCCTTCGCGCTGGCCGATTCGGTGCTCGTGGGTCTGCGCATCGCCCGGTGGGCCGCGGTCAAGAACATCACCCTCGCCGTGCTGAAGCTCACCGTGTTGTGCGGGCTCGGCATCACCGTGGCCGACCGGAACGATTCGATGTCCGGCGGATCGATGCCCGGAAGCACGGCGATCGAGGTGTCGTGGGTGCTCACGGCGGCCGTCGCGGTGATCGCGGTGCAGGCCGTGGTGGTGATGTCGGTCCGTGCCCAGTCCCGCACCGAGCCGTCGTTGCCGCCCAATCGGCAGCTGCTGAGCTACTTCGCGAGCACGTTCGGCATCGCGGCGCTGGCCAGCATCACCCCGCTGGTGTTGCCGCTGTTGGTGGTGGTGCAGGCCGGGGCCACCGACACCGCCTACTTCACCGTGTCATGGACCATCGTCTCGGCGATTCTGGTGGCGGTGCTGATGGTGTGCGGGCCGTTTATCGCCGAGGCCGCCGCCCACCCCGAGCAACTCGCCGCCCTCCTGCGCAGATTCCTGCGCCTGTTCGGTGCGGCCAGCGTGCTGGCCGCGTGCGCTTTGGGGGTCGGAGGTCCGGTCGCACTGTGGCTGGTCAGCCCCGACTACGCGGCCAACGCGTGGTCGCTGATGCTGGCGGCGGCGCTGGTCCCGATCGCGAGCGCACCCGGAGTTGTGTTCGCGTGCCTGTGCCGGGTACACCGCACCATGGCGCCTGCGGTCGCGCTGCAGGTGGTGTCCACCGTCGGCGTCATCACCGGCTGCCTGTGGGTGATCCCGCGGCACGGCATCACCGGCATCGGCTGGACGTACGCCGCGGTGGAAACCCTCGGTTCGCTGTTGATCGCGGTGCCGCTGTGGCGGCGGCTGCGCACCGACCTCCGGGCGGTTCCCGCGCAGCCCAACCCCCGGCACTGA
- a CDS encoding helix-turn-helix transcriptional regulator — translation MSLSEVRSAQALNRATAHSGTFPGGCVIIGGPGSGKTTALLELTRTIGGPVTMISGTLGNLGLAFPGLSDTTGDSARWVVAERLRSDAAALAIDDAHLLDAGSAAIVHALAVHDHIPTFLTCRTETPDRSAPAAIATIWKDGHLPRLDLADLTVDEATDYLRAALGRAPTASGVSRLLRWAGGSPAAFVEGVALSIERRCWVETGDVAVFRWTPALTPRLHDQACAEFTALPEPVQQVVASLAVATLACESHCGGGIPLDAVLAVCAVEDLVAAEKCGVLDADRRQVWLRKPYLASWAASGTRQLDAAMWAQRLADGCLLAARRSTDPGADDDTTDRTLMLAGELSRLTPRPDPDVLAAAADAALRQGEHLTTIRLGSACPSPPESVGWAALHLADVAKLRELLAASTPRFPALVAVAGCVEVWAGRGPGELRSLTADPCAAVTRALAADTIVGTWIAALYANAFAVAGDIDTVRAILALADPVGTGPGPTTSDAMLNLYMRGTRVMALRMCGDVARACASADRLIEDTRTAPPRVRAMAALVAAATYAESGQFAQARAGLHEGAEIFVDSVGRQLFTGLIARISAMESGTIDTEFAVSASPVPGGSTVTSFTSMDVTNRAWVMVADNRIDDAVAMLQDAAHDAVAGGAPAVAADCSELATRLCHPDEACVPTALRDLARRHNPLSRFALTVHYADAWQHQDGEALRAVARDFETAGNLPTAADAAAQAAEAFDDAHDGPGAYAARTQARLLSARFDRLRSPAQQRIEDGARLTRREKQIIELVCRGLSNKEIADQLELSVRTVEGHVLRVCAKLGVRSRGEAAHIWSPSA, via the coding sequence ATGTCGCTATCCGAAGTGCGGAGCGCCCAGGCCCTGAATCGGGCGACGGCGCACAGCGGAACGTTCCCCGGCGGCTGCGTCATCATCGGTGGCCCGGGTTCGGGCAAGACGACAGCCCTACTGGAATTGACACGCACGATCGGCGGCCCCGTCACCATGATTTCGGGCACGCTCGGCAACCTCGGCCTCGCTTTTCCGGGCCTGTCCGACACCACCGGAGACTCCGCCCGCTGGGTGGTGGCCGAACGCCTGCGGTCCGACGCCGCGGCCCTGGCCATCGACGATGCCCATCTGCTCGACGCCGGGTCCGCGGCCATCGTGCACGCCCTGGCGGTTCACGACCACATCCCGACCTTCCTGACCTGCCGGACCGAGACACCCGACCGGTCGGCGCCTGCGGCCATCGCCACGATCTGGAAAGATGGCCACCTGCCCCGCCTGGATCTGGCCGACCTGACCGTCGACGAAGCGACCGACTACCTCCGGGCGGCGCTCGGTCGGGCACCCACCGCCTCGGGGGTGTCCCGGTTGTTGCGCTGGGCCGGTGGCAGCCCCGCCGCGTTCGTCGAAGGTGTCGCCCTGTCGATCGAGCGCCGCTGCTGGGTGGAGACCGGCGATGTCGCGGTATTCCGGTGGACGCCGGCTCTCACTCCCCGCCTGCACGACCAGGCGTGTGCGGAGTTCACGGCACTGCCCGAGCCGGTCCAGCAGGTGGTCGCGTCCCTGGCGGTGGCCACGCTGGCCTGCGAGTCCCATTGCGGTGGAGGGATTCCCCTCGACGCGGTGCTGGCGGTGTGTGCGGTGGAGGATCTGGTGGCGGCGGAAAAGTGCGGAGTGCTCGACGCCGACCGCCGCCAGGTATGGCTACGCAAACCGTACCTCGCGTCGTGGGCGGCGTCCGGTACCCGGCAATTGGACGCCGCGATGTGGGCGCAGCGGCTGGCCGACGGCTGTCTGCTGGCCGCGCGCCGTTCCACCGACCCGGGCGCGGACGACGACACGACCGACCGGACCCTGATGCTGGCCGGTGAGCTGAGCCGGTTGACACCGCGTCCGGACCCGGATGTACTGGCGGCAGCCGCCGACGCCGCGCTGCGCCAGGGCGAACACCTCACCACGATCCGGCTCGGCAGCGCCTGTCCCAGCCCGCCCGAGTCGGTGGGTTGGGCCGCACTGCATCTGGCGGATGTGGCGAAGCTGCGCGAGCTGCTGGCAGCATCGACCCCGAGATTCCCCGCGCTGGTCGCCGTGGCCGGATGCGTCGAGGTGTGGGCGGGCCGGGGTCCGGGCGAATTGCGTTCTCTCACAGCGGACCCGTGCGCGGCGGTCACCAGGGCACTGGCCGCCGACACCATCGTCGGAACGTGGATCGCCGCGCTGTACGCGAACGCATTCGCCGTCGCCGGCGATATCGACACGGTCCGGGCCATTCTGGCGCTCGCCGACCCGGTCGGCACAGGTCCCGGGCCGACGACCTCGGACGCAATGCTCAACCTCTATATGCGTGGCACTCGTGTCATGGCGCTGCGTATGTGCGGGGATGTGGCCCGTGCCTGCGCCAGTGCCGACCGGCTCATCGAAGACACCCGCACTGCCCCGCCGCGAGTGCGTGCGATGGCCGCACTCGTGGCCGCCGCCACGTACGCCGAATCCGGTCAGTTCGCGCAGGCGCGTGCCGGTCTGCACGAGGGAGCCGAGATCTTCGTCGACTCGGTGGGCCGACAACTGTTCACAGGGTTGATCGCCCGCATATCGGCGATGGAATCGGGAACAATCGACACCGAGTTCGCGGTGTCGGCATCGCCTGTACCCGGAGGTTCTACGGTCACCTCGTTCACCTCGATGGATGTCACCAATCGCGCGTGGGTGATGGTGGCCGACAACAGGATCGACGACGCGGTGGCGATGTTGCAGGACGCCGCACATGATGCCGTCGCCGGCGGCGCACCCGCGGTTGCCGCCGATTGCAGCGAACTGGCCACCCGGCTGTGCCACCCCGACGAAGCCTGCGTACCGACCGCTCTGCGCGACCTTGCCCGACGACACAATCCGCTCAGCAGATTTGCACTGACAGTGCATTACGCCGATGCCTGGCAGCACCAGGACGGCGAAGCACTGCGGGCCGTCGCCAGGGACTTCGAGACGGCAGGCAACCTGCCGACCGCCGCCGACGCCGCCGCACAGGCCGCCGAAGCGTTCGACGATGCCCACGACGGACCGGGTGCGTACGCGGCCCGGACCCAGGCCCGGCTACTGTCCGCCCGCTTCGATCGACTGAGATCACCGGCGCAACAGCGCATCGAGGACGGCGCCCGACTGACCAGGAGGGAGAAGCAGATCATCGAGCTGGTGTGTCGGGGGTTGTCCAACAAGGAGATCGCCGACCAGCTCGAGTTGTCGGTGCGCACCGTCGAGGGGCACGTGTTGCGGGTGTGCGCCAAACTCGGTGTGCGCTCCCGCGGAGAGGCCGCGCACATATGGAGTCCTTCGGCGTGA
- a CDS encoding LuxR C-terminal-related transcriptional regulator — protein sequence MSRVWPYLPRPAEARTIITAVHDRRPVVVTGPAGIGKTSLTRAALTGRGSAIDWVIGSESLRDNAFGALVPVVPIDGLGDVRAVLAALTERLTEREAILAVEGADQLDTASATVLAQLVRAGAAPGVVVMSRSTTLADVDPALVAALTVTRAVHVTPDPLSVDEVATVIGDFLLAPMDYADVARIHAECEGNPFYVRHLVTGSVGALDRRPDGTYFLRREFVVTPELGAIVGAAVDTAGPNTRKLLEFLSILNPLSMAMVSALGLGDTATSAPADLVTTTGAVVYPAHAIIGDVVYSRLGRLRRAQLTAELVDVLATATTPVAALHRARLADEIGRPLPAQANLDAAATAFNNGQFVLSERLASLAASVDSSPFARCQQVRAVAAQGDAVRARRLLDDIDVDTLDEVGLATYLVTACVHYSAAIGEHTRSLRLLDELCPLIALPPLRGATHAMRAIVTLNAGRLAEALSSARACLTGEWDDMVWVALARYVEAEVLRRLGETHRPTVIGEDAVHLSAAVGPLVGVGALRTVTLIHIARGRLDEARAVADRFADNVALQSLPRAVACSTSTLVAIAEGRFGKAQRLALDSLHALPADDRSGLGRGVAASLAGVRAMFGDVDGARWARQQCESMTFHIDDWTEVNLIQCDGFVRAAGGEISAPIDCFRSAAAILFSHQQVADGMIYLYWSVRFGDRDAARQLCDPRYRGEGAIAQLMATHARAFLDGDARGLQAVSDEFAELGYIPYAADALAHSIVALRACGSRRKAHGLTPRLGRLRRTADDFLSPAVLAAELGVNLSPRELEIHAMTEAGSSRAEVAQALGIRPSTVTAFRSKVRERISS from the coding sequence GTGAGCCGGGTGTGGCCGTATCTGCCGCGACCGGCCGAAGCACGCACCATCATCACCGCGGTGCATGACCGGCGCCCGGTGGTGGTCACCGGGCCGGCGGGAATCGGCAAGACCAGTCTGACAAGGGCCGCGCTGACCGGACGCGGGTCGGCAATCGACTGGGTGATCGGATCAGAGTCCTTACGCGACAACGCCTTCGGCGCGCTCGTTCCGGTCGTTCCGATAGACGGACTAGGTGACGTGCGAGCGGTTCTCGCCGCTCTCACCGAACGCCTGACCGAACGCGAGGCGATACTGGCCGTCGAGGGCGCCGATCAGCTCGACACGGCGTCGGCAACGGTGCTCGCGCAGTTGGTCCGGGCCGGTGCGGCACCCGGAGTGGTGGTGATGAGCCGATCGACGACCCTCGCCGACGTCGACCCGGCCCTGGTGGCGGCACTGACGGTGACACGGGCGGTGCACGTGACGCCGGACCCGCTGTCGGTCGATGAAGTCGCCACAGTGATTGGCGACTTCCTGCTCGCACCGATGGATTACGCAGATGTGGCGCGGATTCACGCCGAGTGCGAGGGCAACCCGTTCTATGTCCGGCATCTGGTCACCGGTTCGGTCGGCGCGCTCGATCGGCGGCCAGACGGAACGTACTTCCTGAGACGGGAGTTTGTTGTCACCCCGGAACTGGGCGCGATCGTCGGGGCCGCCGTGGACACGGCCGGTCCGAACACCCGAAAACTGTTGGAGTTTCTCAGTATTCTCAATCCGCTGTCGATGGCGATGGTGTCCGCACTCGGCCTCGGCGATACCGCCACATCCGCTCCTGCCGATCTGGTGACCACCACCGGTGCGGTGGTATACCCGGCACACGCGATCATCGGTGACGTGGTGTACAGCCGACTCGGCCGGCTGCGCCGCGCCCAGCTCACCGCCGAATTGGTGGATGTACTGGCGACGGCAACCACCCCGGTCGCCGCGTTGCACCGGGCCCGGCTTGCCGACGAGATCGGTCGGCCACTGCCCGCGCAGGCGAATCTCGACGCCGCGGCAACTGCGTTCAACAACGGTCAGTTCGTGTTGTCCGAGCGGCTGGCGTCGTTGGCGGCATCGGTTGATTCCTCACCGTTCGCCCGTTGCCAACAGGTTCGTGCGGTGGCCGCCCAGGGCGATGCGGTCCGCGCGCGACGACTGCTCGATGATATTGATGTCGACACTCTCGACGAAGTGGGACTTGCCACGTACCTGGTGACGGCGTGCGTGCACTATTCGGCCGCCATCGGTGAGCACACTCGTTCATTGAGGCTGCTGGACGAGTTGTGCCCGCTGATCGCACTGCCGCCGCTGCGCGGGGCTACCCACGCCATGCGGGCGATAGTCACGCTCAACGCCGGCCGACTCGCTGAGGCATTGTCCAGTGCACGTGCGTGTTTGACAGGTGAGTGGGATGACATGGTGTGGGTTGCGCTGGCCCGTTACGTCGAGGCCGAAGTGCTGCGCAGACTCGGTGAGACCCATCGACCGACGGTCATCGGCGAGGACGCGGTGCACTTGTCGGCTGCGGTCGGTCCCCTCGTAGGCGTCGGCGCACTCCGCACCGTCACCCTCATCCACATCGCCCGGGGCCGACTCGACGAGGCACGGGCTGTGGCGGACCGATTCGCCGACAATGTTGCACTCCAGTCACTTCCGCGTGCGGTAGCGTGTTCGACATCAACGCTGGTGGCCATCGCGGAGGGCCGGTTCGGCAAGGCGCAGCGTCTGGCCCTGGACAGTCTGCACGCGCTGCCCGCCGACGACCGTAGCGGGCTGGGTCGTGGTGTCGCGGCATCGCTGGCCGGGGTCCGGGCGATGTTCGGTGACGTGGACGGCGCGCGATGGGCCCGGCAGCAGTGCGAATCGATGACCTTCCACATCGACGACTGGACCGAGGTGAACCTGATTCAGTGCGACGGGTTCGTCCGTGCTGCCGGCGGCGAGATTTCCGCGCCGATCGACTGTTTCCGCTCTGCGGCCGCGATTTTGTTCTCCCACCAGCAGGTCGCCGACGGCATGATCTACCTGTACTGGTCGGTCCGATTCGGCGATCGGGACGCGGCCCGGCAACTCTGCGACCCCAGGTACCGGGGTGAGGGCGCGATCGCCCAGCTGATGGCGACCCATGCGCGCGCGTTCCTCGACGGCGATGCCCGCGGGCTACAGGCCGTCAGCGATGAATTCGCCGAGCTCGGCTATATTCCCTACGCCGCCGACGCACTCGCACACTCCATCGTGGCGTTGCGGGCGTGCGGATCGCGGCGCAAAGCACACGGCCTGACGCCGCGACTGGGCCGGCTCCGCCGCACCGCCGACGACTTTCTGTCACCCGCTGTTCTCGCCGCCGAACTGGGCGTCAATCTTTCGCCCCGTGAACTGGAGATCCATGCGATGACCGAGGCGGGCAGTTCCCGCGCCGAGGTGGCGCAGGCCTTGGGCATCCGACCGTCGACGGTGACGGCATTCCGGTCGAAAGTCCGCGAACGTATCAGTTCGTGA
- a CDS encoding IS256 family transposase: MTAPHIVDPAGLLSQALTDASPDLMRELLQTVINALLSADADAVCGAEWGRRSEERTNYRNGYRHRPLDTRVGTIDVAVPKLRSGTYFPEWLLERRKRAESALITVVADCYLAGVSTRRMDKLVKTLGIDSLSKSQVSRMAEDLDEQVAAFRHRRLDEAGPFTFVTADALTIKVRENKQVVKAVVLLATGVNGDGHREVLGMQVATSETTASWNTFFADLVARGLGGVRLVTSDAHAGLIEAIAANLPGAAWQRCRTHYAANLMAVCPKSMWPAVKAMLHSVYDQPTAGAVNAQFDRLLEYTEDRLPEVAEHLGDAREDLLAFAAFPDDVWRQIWSNNPTERLNREIRRRTDVVGIFPNRDAIVRLIGAVLAEQTDEWAEGRRYLGLEVLSRCRLTVTDTDHTPEVNTDPLIQLPA, translated from the coding sequence ATGACCGCACCCCACATTGTCGACCCGGCCGGCCTGTTGAGCCAAGCTCTGACCGACGCGTCACCGGATCTGATGCGCGAGCTGCTGCAGACAGTGATTAACGCCCTGCTGTCTGCGGATGCCGACGCCGTGTGCGGCGCCGAATGGGGCCGCCGGTCCGAAGAGCGCACCAACTACCGCAACGGCTACCGCCACCGACCCCTCGATACCCGCGTAGGCACCATCGACGTCGCCGTGCCCAAGCTCCGGTCGGGCACCTACTTCCCCGAGTGGTTGCTCGAACGCCGCAAACGCGCCGAGTCCGCGCTGATCACCGTGGTCGCTGACTGCTATCTCGCCGGGGTCTCGACCCGCCGGATGGACAAGTTGGTCAAGACCCTGGGCATCGATTCGTTGTCGAAGTCGCAGGTCTCCCGCATGGCCGAAGACCTCGACGAACAGGTTGCCGCGTTTCGTCACCGCCGACTGGACGAGGCGGGACCGTTCACGTTCGTCACCGCGGATGCGTTGACGATCAAGGTCCGCGAGAACAAGCAGGTCGTCAAAGCCGTCGTGCTGCTGGCTACCGGAGTCAATGGTGACGGTCATCGTGAGGTGCTTGGCATGCAGGTCGCCACCAGTGAGACCACAGCCTCGTGGAACACCTTCTTCGCCGACCTCGTGGCCCGCGGCCTGGGCGGAGTTCGCCTGGTGACTTCCGATGCCCATGCCGGGCTCATCGAGGCGATCGCAGCGAACCTACCGGGAGCTGCCTGGCAACGCTGCCGCACCCATTACGCGGCGAATCTGATGGCGGTGTGTCCGAAGTCGATGTGGCCAGCGGTCAAGGCCATGCTGCACAGCGTCTATGACCAACCCACTGCTGGTGCGGTGAACGCCCAGTTCGACCGGCTGCTCGAATACACCGAAGACCGCCTACCCGAAGTGGCCGAACACCTCGGTGACGCCCGTGAAGACCTGCTGGCATTCGCCGCGTTTCCTGATGACGTGTGGCGCCAGATCTGGTCCAACAACCCCACAGAACGACTCAACCGCGAGATCCGGCGCCGCACCGACGTCGTAGGCATCTTCCCGAACCGCGATGCCATCGTCCGTCTCATTGGCGCAGTGCTCGCCGAGCAGACCGACGAATGGGCCGAAGGCCGCCGCTACCTCGGCCTCGAAGTGCTCAGCCGTTGCCGACTGACCGTCACCGACACCGACCACACACCGGAGGTGAACACCGACCCACTGATCCAACTACCCGCCTGA